One genomic window of Undibacterium cyanobacteriorum includes the following:
- the eno gene encoding phosphopyruvate hydratase: MSAIVDIIGREVIDSRGNPTVECDVLLESGVMGRAAVPSGASTGSREAIELRDGDKSRYMGKGVLKACEHINTEIAEAIMGLDANEQAFLDRTLIDLDGTENKSRLGANAMLAVSMAVAKAAAEEAGLPLYRYFGGSGAMQLPVPMMNVINGGAHADNNLDLQEFMIIPVGAPSFREAIRYGAEVFHSLKKILHDKGLTTAVGDEGGFAPSVENHEEAIKLIIQAIETAGYTPGTQIALGLDCAASEFYKDGKYHLEGEGLTLSSSDFTNLLATWCDKYPIISIEDGMAEGDWEGWAILTERLGKKVQIVGDDLFVTNTKILKEGIQKGIANSILIKINQIGTLTETFAAIEMAKRAGYTAVISHRSGETEDSTIADIAVGTNALQIKTGSMSRSDRMAKYNQLLRIEEDLGEIASYPGRDAFYNLK; this comes from the coding sequence ATGAGTGCTATCGTTGATATTATCGGTCGTGAAGTGATTGATTCACGCGGCAATCCAACTGTGGAATGCGACGTGTTATTGGAATCCGGCGTGATGGGCCGTGCAGCGGTACCATCTGGCGCATCGACTGGTTCACGCGAAGCAATCGAATTGCGTGATGGTGATAAGTCACGTTACATGGGCAAGGGCGTGTTGAAAGCCTGTGAACACATCAATACTGAAATCGCTGAAGCGATTATGGGTTTGGATGCGAATGAACAAGCTTTCTTGGATCGCACTTTGATCGACTTGGACGGCACTGAAAACAAGAGCCGCTTGGGTGCGAATGCGATGTTGGCCGTGTCGATGGCAGTCGCAAAAGCGGCAGCTGAAGAAGCGGGCTTGCCACTGTACCGTTATTTCGGCGGTTCTGGCGCAATGCAATTGCCAGTGCCAATGATGAACGTCATCAACGGTGGTGCACACGCAGACAATAACTTGGACTTGCAAGAGTTCATGATCATTCCGGTTGGCGCACCAAGCTTCCGTGAAGCGATTCGTTATGGCGCCGAAGTCTTCCACAGCTTGAAGAAAATCTTGCATGACAAAGGCTTGACGACAGCGGTGGGTGATGAAGGCGGTTTTGCTCCTTCCGTAGAAAACCACGAAGAAGCGATCAAGTTGATTATTCAAGCGATCGAGACTGCAGGTTACACACCAGGCACACAAATCGCCCTCGGGTTGGATTGCGCAGCAAGTGAATTCTACAAAGATGGTAAGTACCACCTCGAAGGTGAAGGTTTGACTTTATCTTCTTCTGATTTCACGAACTTGTTGGCGACATGGTGCGACAAGTACCCAATCATCTCTATCGAAGACGGCATGGCTGAAGGCGATTGGGAAGGTTGGGCGATCTTGACTGAACGTTTGGGCAAGAAAGTACAGATCGTTGGTGACGACTTGTTCGTGACCAATACGAAGATTTTGAAGGAAGGTATCCAAAAAGGTATCGCTAATTCCATCTTGATCAAGATTAACCAAATCGGTACCTTGACTGAAACTTTTGCCGCGATTGAAATGGCGAAACGCGCTGGTTACACAGCCGTGATCTCACATCGCTCTGGCGAAACAGAAGACAGCACGATTGCGGATATCGCAGTGGGCACCAATGCTTTGCAGATCAAAACAGGTTCCATGTCTCGTTCTGATCGTATGGCGAAGTACAACCAACTCTTGCGCATTGAAGAAGATTTGGGCGAAATCGCTAGTTACCCAGGTCGCGACGCATTCTATAACTTGAAATAA
- the kdsA gene encoding 3-deoxy-8-phosphooctulonate synthase yields the protein MKLCGFDVGLDQPFFLIAGPCVIESHQMALDTAGALKEITTELGIPFIYKSSFDKANRSSGTSFRGLGMERGLEILADVKKQLNVPVLTDIHEIDEIKPVAAVVDVLQTPAFLCRQTDFIQACAQSGKPVNIKKGQFLAPHDMINVIAKARHAAKQAGLPEDNFMACERGVSFGYNNLVSDMRSLAIMRETNCPVVFDATHSVQLPGGQGTSSGGQREFVPVLARAAVAVGISGLFMETHPNPAQAMSDGPNAVPLGRMKELLATLMDLDRVVKKNGFLESSFN from the coding sequence ATGAAATTATGCGGTTTTGACGTTGGACTAGATCAGCCATTTTTCTTGATCGCTGGACCATGTGTGATCGAGTCCCATCAAATGGCTTTGGACACAGCAGGCGCCTTGAAAGAAATCACCACAGAGTTGGGGATTCCTTTCATTTATAAGTCTTCGTTTGATAAAGCCAACCGTTCCTCCGGCACCTCTTTCCGTGGCTTAGGCATGGAAAGAGGTTTGGAAATTTTGGCCGATGTGAAAAAACAATTGAACGTGCCAGTGCTGACTGATATTCATGAAATCGATGAAATCAAGCCAGTTGCTGCAGTGGTCGATGTGTTGCAAACACCGGCGTTCTTGTGCCGTCAAACCGATTTCATTCAAGCTTGTGCGCAGTCTGGTAAGCCGGTCAATATCAAGAAAGGCCAATTTTTGGCGCCGCACGATATGATCAATGTGATCGCTAAGGCGCGTCACGCAGCCAAACAAGCAGGTTTGCCAGAAGATAATTTCATGGCTTGTGAGCGCGGTGTGTCCTTTGGCTATAACAATCTAGTGTCAGATATGCGTTCCTTGGCCATCATGCGCGAGACTAATTGCCCAGTCGTATTTGATGCGACGCATTCAGTGCAGTTGCCAGGCGGTCAGGGTACTTCTTCTGGTGGTCAACGTGAATTCGTGCCTGTCTTGGCGCGCGCAGCGGTGGCCGTTGGTATCTCGGGCTTGTTTATGGAAACGCATCCAAATCCAGCGCAAGCCATGTCAGATGGCCCGAACGCGGTTCCATTGGGACGTATGAAAGAGTTGCTGGCGACCTTGATGGATCTTGATCGCGTGGTCAAGAAAAACGGATTTTTAGAATCAAGTTTTAACTAA
- a CDS encoding CTP synthase produces MTKFVFVTGGVVSSLGKGIAAASLAAILESRGLKVTMLKLDPYINVDPGTMSPFQHGEVFVTDDGAETDLDLGHYERFISAKMKKVNNFTTGQIYESVIRKERRGEYLGKTVQVIPHITNEIQEFIHRGAAGFDVALVEIGGTVGDIESLPFLEAARQLSLRGGKKSAAFVHLTLVPYLASAGELKTKPTQHSVQKLREIGIFPDALLCRADRRIPDDERAKISLFSNVAEEGVISVWDADTIYKIPQMLHDQGLDRIVCETLGISPKPADLSMWDKLIYALENPKEEVTIGMVGKYVDLTESYKSLTEALRHAGIHTESRVNIEYVDSEEIEANGTKSLEKYDAILVPGGFGKRGVEGKILAARYARENKIPYLGICLGMQVALIEYARNKAGLSKANSTEFDLETEQPVVALINEWQSHDGKVEVRDENSDLGGTMRLGAQTCAIQANTLAADIYGNVVTERHRHRYEANNHYLKRVEDAGLVVSARTPTEDLCEIIELPKDVHPFYLGVQYHPEFKSTPRDGHPLFTAYAKAAIAHKRAKLGKTEQA; encoded by the coding sequence ATGACTAAGTTCGTATTCGTTACCGGGGGCGTCGTCTCCTCACTTGGCAAGGGCATTGCCGCTGCCTCTCTCGCTGCGATCCTTGAATCGCGTGGTCTCAAAGTTACTATGCTCAAACTCGATCCGTACATCAACGTGGATCCGGGTACCATGAGTCCGTTCCAACACGGTGAAGTGTTCGTCACAGATGACGGCGCTGAGACCGACTTGGACTTGGGGCACTATGAGCGTTTCATCTCAGCCAAGATGAAAAAAGTGAATAACTTCACGACTGGCCAGATTTATGAATCCGTGATTCGTAAAGAGCGTCGTGGCGAATACTTGGGTAAAACAGTTCAAGTTATTCCACACATCACCAATGAAATTCAAGAATTTATCCATCGCGGTGCCGCTGGTTTTGACGTGGCTTTGGTGGAGATTGGTGGTACGGTGGGTGATATCGAATCCTTGCCGTTCTTGGAAGCAGCACGTCAATTGAGTTTGCGTGGCGGCAAAAAGTCTGCTGCTTTCGTGCATTTGACTTTGGTGCCTTACTTGGCTTCTGCAGGCGAATTGAAAACCAAGCCGACTCAGCACAGCGTACAAAAATTGCGCGAAATCGGTATCTTCCCTGATGCATTGCTGTGCCGCGCTGACCGTCGTATTCCTGATGATGAACGCGCCAAGATTTCCTTGTTCTCCAATGTGGCAGAAGAAGGTGTGATCTCGGTGTGGGATGCCGACACCATTTACAAGATTCCACAAATGTTGCATGACCAAGGTTTGGATCGCATCGTGTGCGAGACTTTGGGCATCTCACCAAAACCAGCTGATCTCAGCATGTGGGATAAGTTGATCTATGCTTTGGAAAATCCAAAAGAAGAAGTCACGATCGGCATGGTCGGCAAATATGTTGATTTGACGGAGTCTTATAAGTCTTTGACGGAAGCCCTGCGTCACGCTGGCATTCATACAGAAAGCCGCGTCAATATCGAGTACGTCGACTCTGAAGAAATCGAAGCAAACGGTACCAAATCATTGGAAAAATACGATGCGATTTTGGTGCCAGGCGGTTTCGGTAAGCGTGGTGTCGAAGGTAAGATCTTGGCAGCGCGTTATGCCCGTGAAAATAAGATTCCTTACCTCGGCATCTGCCTCGGTATGCAAGTCGCCTTGATCGAATATGCACGTAACAAAGCTGGTTTGAGTAAAGCGAATTCGACCGAGTTCGATTTGGAAACAGAACAACCCGTGGTTGCGTTGATCAACGAATGGCAAAGCCATGACGGCAAAGTCGAAGTGCGCGATGAGAACTCGGATCTCGGCGGTACGATGCGTTTGGGTGCGCAGACTTGCGCGATTCAAGCCAATACTTTGGCGGCAGACATTTATGGCAACGTCGTGACTGAACGTCATCGCCATCGCTACGAAGCGAATAACCATTATCTGAAACGCGTTGAAGATGCGGGCTTGGTGGTTTCTGCTCGTACGCCAACCGAAGACTTGTGCGAAATTATCGAATTGCCTAAGGATGTGCATCCATTCTACTTGGGCGTGCAATACCACCCAGAATTTAAATCGACACCGCGCGATGGACATCCTTTGTTTACCGCCTATGCGAAAGCGGCGATTGCACATAAACGCGCCAAGCTCGGCAAAACTGAGCAAGCTTAA
- a CDS encoding Mpo1-like protein: MFKLIQWQWREYQDFHANKSNLLIHIFAVPANLAAQISAAWAALHANWLILALSLVMVAASIAVQGIGHKKERNPSIPFSSPWNALSRLMVEQWINFPRYVLSGAWWRAWKQA; encoded by the coding sequence ATGTTCAAACTTATTCAATGGCAATGGCGCGAATATCAAGACTTTCATGCCAACAAAAGCAACTTACTAATTCATATCTTTGCAGTGCCCGCTAATTTGGCGGCACAAATTTCGGCCGCATGGGCCGCCCTTCACGCAAATTGGCTTATCCTCGCGCTGAGCCTAGTGATGGTCGCTGCCTCCATCGCCGTGCAGGGAATCGGTCACAAAAAAGAGCGTAATCCATCGATTCCTTTTTCAAGTCCGTGGAACGCCCTTTCGCGCTTAATGGTAGAACAGTGGATCAACTTTCCGCGCTATGTTCTCAGCGGCGCTTGGTGGCGTGCGTGGAAGCAAGCTTGA
- a CDS encoding GNAT family N-acetyltransferase, protein MNFTSQLFTPGVQALLEPALFADTKFPNIDHPHIFLRPIEKDDFSTWFAYLSLPVVQQHISWRPRSSQDLQEFISNHRWNTSNQQFKFAIADKDHGKLLGTIGFHSLSTAQRSVEIAYDLHPQFWGKGIMRFCCDALSNWALREAKLNRLQATVLEHNQASLKVLQNCGFQTEGLLRNYKVVDGISRHYWMLSRIAGDK, encoded by the coding sequence ATGAACTTCACCAGTCAGCTCTTCACGCCAGGTGTGCAGGCCTTACTCGAACCTGCACTGTTTGCTGACACGAAGTTCCCGAACATCGATCATCCACACATCTTTTTGCGCCCAATTGAAAAGGATGATTTCAGTACTTGGTTTGCCTACTTGAGCTTGCCTGTAGTCCAACAGCACATCAGTTGGCGCCCCAGGAGCTCGCAAGACTTACAAGAATTCATCAGCAACCATCGTTGGAACACATCGAACCAACAATTTAAGTTTGCGATTGCCGACAAAGATCATGGCAAGCTATTGGGCACCATTGGGTTTCACAGTCTTTCGACGGCGCAAAGAAGCGTAGAAATCGCCTATGATCTACACCCACAATTCTGGGGCAAAGGCATCATGCGTTTTTGCTGCGACGCCCTATCAAACTGGGCACTTCGCGAGGCGAAACTGAATCGCTTACAAGCCACTGTTCTTGAGCACAACCAAGCCTCGCTCAAAGTCTTGCAGAATTGCGGCTTTCAGACCGAGGGCCTACTCCGCAATTACAAAGTTGTTGATGGCATTTCACGCCACTATTGGATGTTATCGCGCATCGCTGGCGACAAATAA
- a CDS encoding lipid A-modifier LpxR family protein, translating into MSFKPQFNTRLTVLPLMALGMAIASPSVQAQAQQQGLSLSFTLSDYQEVQNKGQKSFVLDVENDSLLLKRDDGFYTSGNHLLQRTSLLRDGVLTTYSWTIGQDLYTASDIKLKPQQLSKYDHPYAGWLYLGLQKDQTTRSGEAYSFGLEFGCFGPCAGGEWTQTHLHRLLNQPLPQAWSTELKQEWGVVSKFAYAYPRLNLSKDSDLQLRAAVRLGNIFTDAGADLVWRWGVLNALPSESASFIQARLGGRLVAYNATIQGAYFRQQDLAVSPKRFVPEAELAYQYQWGQWQFWASIIRRGNEIEQMKNADGAQNFAKIQIGRRY; encoded by the coding sequence ATGTCTTTCAAACCTCAGTTCAATACTCGCCTTACAGTACTTCCATTGATGGCACTTGGGATGGCCATCGCGTCTCCTTCCGTGCAAGCTCAAGCACAACAGCAGGGCTTGAGTTTATCTTTTACGCTTTCGGATTATCAAGAAGTGCAAAACAAGGGGCAGAAGTCATTTGTGCTCGATGTTGAAAATGACAGTTTGCTGTTGAAGCGAGACGACGGTTTTTACACCAGCGGTAATCACTTATTGCAACGAACAAGTTTATTGCGCGACGGTGTGTTGACGACCTATAGTTGGACAATTGGCCAAGATCTGTACACCGCATCTGACATCAAACTCAAACCGCAGCAACTGTCAAAATACGATCATCCTTATGCCGGTTGGTTGTATCTGGGCCTACAGAAAGACCAGACGACAAGGAGTGGTGAGGCTTATAGCTTTGGACTCGAATTCGGTTGCTTTGGACCTTGCGCCGGTGGTGAGTGGACACAAACCCATTTGCATCGCCTGTTGAATCAACCTCTGCCTCAAGCTTGGAGTACGGAATTGAAGCAGGAATGGGGAGTCGTTTCAAAGTTTGCTTATGCTTATCCGCGTTTGAACCTTTCGAAAGACAGTGACTTACAGCTTCGCGCTGCGGTCCGATTGGGGAATATTTTTACTGATGCGGGCGCAGATCTGGTGTGGCGTTGGGGCGTGCTTAACGCTTTGCCAAGCGAATCTGCTAGTTTTATACAAGCGCGTTTGGGCGGTCGCTTGGTCGCCTACAACGCCACCATTCAAGGCGCATATTTTCGTCAGCAAGATTTAGCGGTCAGCCCAAAACGCTTTGTGCCTGAAGCCGAATTAGCCTATCAATATCAATGGGGGCAATGGCAATTCTGGGCATCAATTATTCGACGCGGCAATGAGATTGAGCAAATGAAAAATGCCGACGGTGCACAGAATTTTGCGAAGATTCAGATTGGACGACGTTACTGA
- a CDS encoding alpha/beta fold hydrolase, with protein sequence MSKPIVHFCHGNSFPAGSYRQMFAELEAHYDIRFLEMHGHNPAYPVTTNWPYLVQELIDTLEKNYQEPVILLGHSLGGILSLMAASRRPDLVRCVLMIDSPVVTGWRSMFLKTFRVLGLLDRYSPAQFSLKRRIMWKDKEEAFEHFSAKDKFAIWPPQVLRDYVDAGTIPHPEGITLKFTRDIESQIYVTLPGNLGRIARKGLKVPLGFVGGTESIECRQGGLSATRRMCGEYFVQLPAGHLLPMEIPEKTADACHQMLQRLLQRSSSTT encoded by the coding sequence ATGAGCAAACCCATCGTTCATTTTTGTCATGGCAACAGTTTTCCAGCGGGATCGTATCGGCAAATGTTTGCTGAGCTCGAGGCCCATTACGATATTCGTTTTTTGGAAATGCACGGACATAATCCGGCGTATCCAGTGACCACGAATTGGCCTTATCTGGTGCAAGAGTTGATTGACACGCTTGAGAAGAATTATCAAGAACCTGTGATACTGTTGGGGCATTCTCTCGGCGGCATTTTGTCGCTGATGGCAGCGAGTCGCCGACCAGACTTGGTACGCTGTGTGCTGATGATTGATTCACCCGTAGTGACGGGGTGGCGTTCGATGTTCCTCAAGACTTTCAGAGTGCTAGGGCTATTGGATCGCTATTCTCCAGCACAGTTTTCTTTGAAGCGCCGCATCATGTGGAAGGACAAAGAGGAGGCTTTCGAGCATTTTTCGGCAAAGGATAAATTCGCCATATGGCCGCCGCAGGTTTTGCGTGATTACGTTGATGCTGGCACGATACCCCATCCAGAAGGCATCACATTAAAGTTCACGCGCGATATCGAGAGTCAAATTTATGTGACGCTTCCGGGTAATTTGGGACGAATTGCTCGCAAAGGATTAAAGGTCCCGCTCGGTTTTGTCGGTGGGACGGAGTCCATCGAATGTCGCCAGGGAGGACTGTCCGCCACCCGACGCATGTGTGGCGAATACTTCGTGCAATTGCCGGCCGGGCATTTGCTGCCCATGGAAATTCCTGAAAAGACCGCAGATGCTTGCCACCAGATGTTGCAGCGTCTGTTGCAGCGTTCGAGCTCGACAACTTAG